Proteins from a genomic interval of Quercus robur chromosome 9, dhQueRobu3.1, whole genome shotgun sequence:
- the LOC126700359 gene encoding uncharacterized protein LOC126700359 encodes MLWLKGENGDVELRSPEGKFGGKVIIEITEAMKMCKKEAEEATKILNDPEAEEMQALHDLLTLDRLLKYENVSRHLEVGYGIRRQIKPQIGGTGVLTWNDILSSFSEDEKKELKEVLMTEDVQEESIDEENSSDSLDNSLFLDKAFTDLKQKLGSGPKQLMDLWNREKKVVNVRDYLVPQSLAPILESLFEKYGDVGAETNLSSRVKMYLIVILCGTIDSVCCTRILDITEDKLLNWMQYLRALEYAGFKIQFVHDQWMRVTKAYFGLQLRKLEDDTLQELETDITKYDAKVKELTTKLELMKDKHKRITSEKSGKRSSLIEDCLRAAAKLKWKKAGAGLIKLG; translated from the coding sequence ATGCTATGGCTCAAAGGAGAAAATGGGGATGTGGAGTTGAGGTCACCTGAAGGAAAATTTGGTGGAAAGGTGATCATCGAAATAACAGAGGCAATGAAGATGTGCaaaaaagaagcagaagaagcAACCAAAATACTTAATGATCCAGAAGCAGAGGAAATGCAGGCTCTGCATGATCTACTAACTTTGGATCGattattaaaatatgaaaatgtgtCGCGTCATCTGGAAGTAGGATATGGAATCAGAAGACAAATTAAGCCACAAATAGGGGGAACGGGTGTTTTAACCTGGAATGATATATTATCTTCTTTCAGTGAAGATGAGAAAAAGGAATTGAAGGAAGTTCTAATGACAGAAGATGTACAGGAAGAAAGTATCGATGAAGAGAACTCATCGGATAGCCTAGATAATTCCTTGTTTTTGGACAAAGCATTCACAGATTTAAAGCAAAAGCTTGGATCCGGGCCTAAGCAATTAATGGACTTATGGAACAGAGAGAAGAAGGTTGTTAATGTAAGGGATTACTTAGTGCCTCAGAGCTTGGCCCCTATCCTAGAAAGCTTGTTTGAGAAATATGGGGATGTGGGTGCTGAGACCAATTTATCTTCTAGGGTAAAGATGTATCTAATTGTCATATTATGTGGGACCATAGATAGTGTGTGCTGCACCAGAATTTTGGATATCACAGAAGATAAACTATTGAATTGGATGCAGTACTTGAGGGCTCTGGAATATGCTGGGTTCAAAATTCAGTTTGTTCATGATCAGTGGATGAGAGTTACAAAAGCTTACTTTGGACTTCAGCTTAGAAAACTAGAAGATGACACCCTTCAGGAACTTGAAACAGATATCACAAAGTATGATGCAAAAGTCAAGGAACTGACTACAAAATTGGAGCTTATGAAAGACAAACATAAGCGTATAACATCTGAAAAATCTGGGAAAAGGTCGAGCTTAATCGAGGATTGCTTGAGAGCGGCTGCCAAGTTGAAGTGGAAGAAAGCTGGCGCGGGTCTAATTAAGCTGGGCTAG